In Osmia lignaria lignaria isolate PbOS001 chromosome 5, iyOsmLign1, whole genome shotgun sequence, a single genomic region encodes these proteins:
- the LOC117607918 gene encoding uncharacterized protein LOC117607918 isoform X1: MYNNSYSNHTSLSTAFSENSYRPRGNRDSNSRNGSGTFWNSQQHTQKEKTLKKQAQRRTPGDSLKKPSWDLAKLPVIAKNLYIPHINVLKRSIDEVTKYHIGKEITVKGNNTPSPIQAFEESNFPDYVMKEIRKQGFAEPTAIQAQGWPIALSGRDLVGIAQTGSGKTLAYILPATVHINSQPQLSRGDGPIVLILAPTRELAQQIQSVARDFGSSSCIRNTCIFGGSPKGPQARDLERGVEICIATPGRLIDFLEKGTTNLRRCTYLVLDEADRMLDMGFEPQIRKIIEQIRPDRQVLMWSATWPKEVQALAEDFLTDYIQINIGSLTLAANHNIRQIIEICQEHEKESKLSGLLREIGKDRGGKMIIFVETKKKVDDITKAIKREGWSAISIHGDKSQPERDYVLSEFRNGKTMILVATDVAARGLDVEDVKYVINFDYPNSSEDYIHRIGRTGRCQSAGTAYAYFTPNNARQAKELISVLEEAGQVINPQLADLANSMKNSYGKGRQRWSHSRSNKDNNPGSPRNNSSPTNNWQNQHSQSIQHNGVNGQERTVARQQNGYQNSRQNSFQPNYQQQQQQQQQQQQQQQHQRQPNAYTTSCQTSSSYQTGYQNANIPRYHGRTGSFQGNRYHNRQNTYSTNQTAGGQNVYSMPPPFMMPSGGHTDSGMQSLVNNKFFQTNRPPPNTGACAYQSMGYGQFQAVPPYSYPYPPTPVQQ, translated from the exons ATGTATAACAACAGTTATTCCAATCATACCAG TTTGTCAACAGCATTTTCTGAAAACAGTTACAGACCTAGGGGGAACAGAGACTCTAACAGTCGTAATGGGAGTGGAACATTCTGGAATAGTCAACAACACACACAGAAGGAGAAGACGCTTAAGAAGCAAGCTCAGAGGAGAACACCTGGAGATTCATTGAAGAAGCCTAGTTGGGATTTAGCCAAATTACCCGTGATCGCTAAGAATTTATATATCCCACATATCAACGTCCTGAAACGTTCGATCGATGAGGTCACCAAATATCACATTGGCAAAGAAATCACAGTAAAAGGAAATAACACCCCGTCTCCGATTCAAGCATTCGAAGAAAGTAACTTCCCTGATTATGTAAtgaaagaaattagaaaacaagGATTTGCTGAACCAACTGCTATTCAAGCACAGGGTTGGCCAATTGCGCTTAGTGGACGTGATTTAGTTGGAATTGCTCAAACAGGATCTGGAAAAACGTTAGCT TATATTTTACCAGCGACGGTACACATCAATAGTCAACCACAATTGAGCCGAGGAGACGGTCCGATTGTTTTAATTCTTGCTCCAACGAGGGAGTTGGCTCAGCAAATTCAATCCGTCGCCAGGGACTTCGGATCATCTTCGTGTATCCGTAATACTTGTATCTTCGGTGGTTCTCCAAAAGGGCCTCAGGCTCGCGACTTAGAACGTGGCGTTGAAATATGCATCGCCACTCCCGGCAGACTGATCGATTTTCTCGAGAAGGGAACGACGAATCTGCGCAGGTGCACGTACCTTGTACTCGATGAGGCGGATAGAATGTTAGACATGGGATTCGAGCCGCAGATTCGTAAAATCATCGAACAAATAAGACCCGACAGGCAGGTGCTAATGTGGTCCGCAACGTGGCCCAAGGAAGTGCAGGCTCTAGCTGAAGACTTTCTGACAGACTACATTCAGATAAACATTGGTTCTCTGACATTGGCTGCTAACCACAACATACGTCAGATAATCGAGATTTGCCAGGAACACGAGAAGGAATCGAAGCTTTCGGGTTTGCTACGAGAAATTGGCAAAGACCGAGGAGGCAAAATGATCATTTTCGTtgaaacgaagaagaaagtaGACGACATAACTAAAGCTATTAAACGGGAGGGTTGGTCGGCCATCTCTATTCACGGCGATAAGTCTCAACCTGAAAGGGATTACGTTCTGTCCGAGTTCAGGAACGGAAAGACGATGATACTTGTCGCTACCGACGTGGCTGCTCGCGGTTTGGACGTGGAGGACGTGAAATACGTGATCAACTTCGATTACCCTAACAGCTCTGAGGATTACATTCACAGAATAGGAAGGACCGGACGTTGTCAAAGTGCTGGCACCGCGTATGCGTACTTCACACCTAACAACGCAAGACAAGCGAAAGAATTGATCTCAGTTCTAGAGGAAGCTGGCCAAGTGATAAACCCGCAATTAGCAGATCTGGCAAACTCGATGAAGAATTCCTACGGCAAGGGTCGTCAACGCTGGAGTCACTCTCGTTCCAACAAAGATAACAATCCTGGAAGCCCGCGAAACAATAGTAGCCCGACGAATAATTGGCAAAATCAACATTCTCAAAGTATTCAACACAACGGCGTTAACGGCCAAGAAAGAACCGTTGCGCGCCAACAGAATGGATACCAGAACAGTCGTCAGAATAGTTTTCAGCCTAACTaccaacaacagcagcagcagcaacaacaacagcagcaacaacagcaacaccaGAGACAGCCTAATGCTTATACCACCAGTTGTCAGACTAGTAGCAGCTACCAAACTGGTTATCAGAATGCAAATATACCTAGATACCACGGGAGGACGGGAAGTTTTCAAGGGAACCGTTACCACAACCGTCAGAACACCTACAGTACCAACCAAACAGCTGGGGGACAGAACGTATACTCTATGCCACCTCCGTTCATGATGCCATCCGGTGGTCATACCGACTCTGGGATGCAAAGCCTTGTTAATAACAAATTCTTCCAGACAAATCGGCCACCGCCAAACACTGGAGCCTGCGCTTATCAATCGATGGGATACGGTCAGTTCCAAGCTGTGCCACCGTATAGTTACCCTTATCCGCCCACTCCAGTGCAGCAGTGA
- the LOC117607918 gene encoding uncharacterized protein LOC117607918 isoform X2, with translation MYNNSYSNHTSYRPRGNRDSNSRNGSGTFWNSQQHTQKEKTLKKQAQRRTPGDSLKKPSWDLAKLPVIAKNLYIPHINVLKRSIDEVTKYHIGKEITVKGNNTPSPIQAFEESNFPDYVMKEIRKQGFAEPTAIQAQGWPIALSGRDLVGIAQTGSGKTLAYILPATVHINSQPQLSRGDGPIVLILAPTRELAQQIQSVARDFGSSSCIRNTCIFGGSPKGPQARDLERGVEICIATPGRLIDFLEKGTTNLRRCTYLVLDEADRMLDMGFEPQIRKIIEQIRPDRQVLMWSATWPKEVQALAEDFLTDYIQINIGSLTLAANHNIRQIIEICQEHEKESKLSGLLREIGKDRGGKMIIFVETKKKVDDITKAIKREGWSAISIHGDKSQPERDYVLSEFRNGKTMILVATDVAARGLDVEDVKYVINFDYPNSSEDYIHRIGRTGRCQSAGTAYAYFTPNNARQAKELISVLEEAGQVINPQLADLANSMKNSYGKGRQRWSHSRSNKDNNPGSPRNNSSPTNNWQNQHSQSIQHNGVNGQERTVARQQNGYQNSRQNSFQPNYQQQQQQQQQQQQQQQHQRQPNAYTTSCQTSSSYQTGYQNANIPRYHGRTGSFQGNRYHNRQNTYSTNQTAGGQNVYSMPPPFMMPSGGHTDSGMQSLVNNKFFQTNRPPPNTGACAYQSMGYGQFQAVPPYSYPYPPTPVQQ, from the exons ATGTATAACAACAGTTATTCCAATCATACCAG TTACAGACCTAGGGGGAACAGAGACTCTAACAGTCGTAATGGGAGTGGAACATTCTGGAATAGTCAACAACACACACAGAAGGAGAAGACGCTTAAGAAGCAAGCTCAGAGGAGAACACCTGGAGATTCATTGAAGAAGCCTAGTTGGGATTTAGCCAAATTACCCGTGATCGCTAAGAATTTATATATCCCACATATCAACGTCCTGAAACGTTCGATCGATGAGGTCACCAAATATCACATTGGCAAAGAAATCACAGTAAAAGGAAATAACACCCCGTCTCCGATTCAAGCATTCGAAGAAAGTAACTTCCCTGATTATGTAAtgaaagaaattagaaaacaagGATTTGCTGAACCAACTGCTATTCAAGCACAGGGTTGGCCAATTGCGCTTAGTGGACGTGATTTAGTTGGAATTGCTCAAACAGGATCTGGAAAAACGTTAGCT TATATTTTACCAGCGACGGTACACATCAATAGTCAACCACAATTGAGCCGAGGAGACGGTCCGATTGTTTTAATTCTTGCTCCAACGAGGGAGTTGGCTCAGCAAATTCAATCCGTCGCCAGGGACTTCGGATCATCTTCGTGTATCCGTAATACTTGTATCTTCGGTGGTTCTCCAAAAGGGCCTCAGGCTCGCGACTTAGAACGTGGCGTTGAAATATGCATCGCCACTCCCGGCAGACTGATCGATTTTCTCGAGAAGGGAACGACGAATCTGCGCAGGTGCACGTACCTTGTACTCGATGAGGCGGATAGAATGTTAGACATGGGATTCGAGCCGCAGATTCGTAAAATCATCGAACAAATAAGACCCGACAGGCAGGTGCTAATGTGGTCCGCAACGTGGCCCAAGGAAGTGCAGGCTCTAGCTGAAGACTTTCTGACAGACTACATTCAGATAAACATTGGTTCTCTGACATTGGCTGCTAACCACAACATACGTCAGATAATCGAGATTTGCCAGGAACACGAGAAGGAATCGAAGCTTTCGGGTTTGCTACGAGAAATTGGCAAAGACCGAGGAGGCAAAATGATCATTTTCGTtgaaacgaagaagaaagtaGACGACATAACTAAAGCTATTAAACGGGAGGGTTGGTCGGCCATCTCTATTCACGGCGATAAGTCTCAACCTGAAAGGGATTACGTTCTGTCCGAGTTCAGGAACGGAAAGACGATGATACTTGTCGCTACCGACGTGGCTGCTCGCGGTTTGGACGTGGAGGACGTGAAATACGTGATCAACTTCGATTACCCTAACAGCTCTGAGGATTACATTCACAGAATAGGAAGGACCGGACGTTGTCAAAGTGCTGGCACCGCGTATGCGTACTTCACACCTAACAACGCAAGACAAGCGAAAGAATTGATCTCAGTTCTAGAGGAAGCTGGCCAAGTGATAAACCCGCAATTAGCAGATCTGGCAAACTCGATGAAGAATTCCTACGGCAAGGGTCGTCAACGCTGGAGTCACTCTCGTTCCAACAAAGATAACAATCCTGGAAGCCCGCGAAACAATAGTAGCCCGACGAATAATTGGCAAAATCAACATTCTCAAAGTATTCAACACAACGGCGTTAACGGCCAAGAAAGAACCGTTGCGCGCCAACAGAATGGATACCAGAACAGTCGTCAGAATAGTTTTCAGCCTAACTaccaacaacagcagcagcagcaacaacaacagcagcaacaacagcaacaccaGAGACAGCCTAATGCTTATACCACCAGTTGTCAGACTAGTAGCAGCTACCAAACTGGTTATCAGAATGCAAATATACCTAGATACCACGGGAGGACGGGAAGTTTTCAAGGGAACCGTTACCACAACCGTCAGAACACCTACAGTACCAACCAAACAGCTGGGGGACAGAACGTATACTCTATGCCACCTCCGTTCATGATGCCATCCGGTGGTCATACCGACTCTGGGATGCAAAGCCTTGTTAATAACAAATTCTTCCAGACAAATCGGCCACCGCCAAACACTGGAGCCTGCGCTTATCAATCGATGGGATACGGTCAGTTCCAAGCTGTGCCACCGTATAGTTACCCTTATCCGCCCACTCCAGTGCAGCAGTGA